The nucleotide window GGCTCAGAAACGTTGCAACGGTCACGAACGGTGTTGACATTGATCGTCTGCAGAAGCTCGACCCCGTGCCACTCGAGAAGAACCGGCTGGATGTTCTGTACCTGGGAAATCACGGCGAGAGTCAGCACCTGGACATTCCCATTCGGGCAGCAGCTCTGATGGGGGACAGGGTGCGCTTGACGATGGTGGGTCACGGTGTGAAGCGCAACGAACTCAAGGCGTTGGCGGCATCGCTTGATGCACCCGTCGAATTCCATGATCCTGCCTACGGCCCCGAGGTGATGGAGTACTACCGCAGTGCTGACAGTTGCATTGTGGCACTTCGGGACGACTGGAAGTCGTTCGAGACGACTGTTCCGTCCAAGACCTACGAGGTCTTGTCAGTCGGACGGCACATAACCGGGATGGTGCGTGGCGAAGCGAAAAAGATCCTTGAGGATGCGGATGCCGGCCATGTTGTCCAGGCCGATCCGGAGGCGCTGGCTAACCTCTGGCGGGTGCTCGCTGACGATCGCATGCAGCTGCAGGTGAACGGGCACGGGCGACTCTGGGTACAGCACAACGCTGACGCACGTACGTTGGGACAGTCCTACATCAACCTTCTTGCTGAGGTAGCAGGCGGCGGTCCGCACAGGTGAATGTGCTCCGCAACATCCGGCTGACCGCTGCCACGGCGGTTCAGCACCTTGACGATGACCCTGTTCTGCTATTGCTGCAGATTTCCCGTCGGCTTCCCTCGCGCATCGTCCAACCTGTTGCCGGTATCGTGCGGAAAGTGGGGCGCGGACCCCTGCTCAGTGCGCTGAGCGCTCATCTCCGTGGGGACGAGGCCCGACGGTCGGTCATCCTCGACGAGGCACACCGCGACGGCGTCACTGGAGCCGCGGCAGCGCGTCTCGCCGACGTGGCCCTCGCCGCCAATGAGCCCCAGCGTGCCGACATGCTGCTCGAACGAGCCGGCGCCGCTCCCGGAACACGCGCCCGCCGCCGGTGGTACGACGGCGACATGACCGGAGCGGTCGCGGAACTCACCTCGGCGGGCCTTCACCGCAAGGCGCAAAGGCTCGAGAGCGAGCTGAGGGTTTTCCGCGGCTGGATCCCAACGCTCGAGCCGGTACAGGGATACGAACCGCAACCGCAGACAGTGCTGCACGTGCTCACCAACTCGCTTCCGCACACCGGCAGCGGCTATGCCCAACGGTCGCACTCAATTCTGACGGCTCAGGAAGCGCTTGGCTGGAACGTTCATGCGGCAACTCGTCTTGGTTACCCGGTGCAGGTGGGGAAGCTGTTCGCCCAGGACACCGATGTATTGAACGGTGTGACGTACCACCGTCTGATTCCTGCTCGCATGCCGACCGGCTTTGACCAGCGGCTGCAGGTTCAGGCCGAGGTGCTTCTGGACTTGGCGCTGAAGATCCGACCTGCCGTGCTCCATACCACTACCCATTTTGTGAATGGTTTGGTCACGCGCGCGGTGGCCGAAGCGCTCGGAGTCCCGTGGGTGTACGAGGTCCGCGGTCAATTGGCCGATACCTGGGCCTCGGTCCGCGGTGAGGCGGCGAAGTCCAGCGAACGCTACAATTTCTTCACTGAACGTGAGGCGGCCATGACGCGAAGCGCAGCGCTGGTGGTTACGTTGGGCGAAGCCATGAGACAGCAGATCCTCACCGCGGGAGACCTCCGTGGCGGCGTGCTGCTATGTCCTAACGCGGTGGGTGAAGCTTTTCTGGACGAGCCGCTGGACTCGCAGTCCGCCCGGGCCTTGCTTGGACTGCCCCACGACGGGGTGTTCGTCGGAACGGTCAGCAGCCTTGTGGAGTATGAGGGGCTGGACGTGCTTCTCCGCGCAATTGCGATGCTGGCGGGGGAGCACCCCGGCCTACAGTGCCTGATCGTCGGCGATGGAGTGGCTGCTTCCGCGCTACGGCAATTGGCGGGGGAACTAGGAATCACATCCCGCGTGACGTTCACTGGCCGGGTGCCGCGCAAGCACGCGCACTTGTACCATCAGGCCCTGGATATTTTTGTGGTTCCGCGTCGGGACCTCGCGGTGACGAGGGCGGTTACCCCGTTGAAGCCGGTGGAGGCTATGGCCTCAGCCCGGCCCGTAGTGGCGAGCAACCTGCCTGCCCTGAACGAGATAGTAGAGGATTCAGTGACGGGAACGTTGGTTGTGCCTGACAGCGCAGAAGAACTTGCTGCTGCTTTAAAGGATCTCATCAGGGAGGATGGCGCTGTAGTCACCGACGAAGCCCGAGCTATGGGCGCGACCAGTCGAGTGCGCGTGCTCAAGGAGCGTACATGGACCGGAACCACTTCAACCCTACTGCGCGCATATCAAGAGCTCGGAACCGCAGGCTGATGTCGCAGTCAGATTCACGTCTTCCGCTACCGGGACCGGCGGCGATTCAGTCGATGCCGATCGATACGCGAGGACTTATCCGCGTCGGTGCCCGCCCCGGTTTCCTGGACTACCTCATCCAGTTGTGGGACCACAGACAGTTTGTCTTTTACGACGCGAAGGCGCGCGTTCAAAGTGGTAACCGGCGAGATCGCCTCGGCAGTGCTTGGCTCGTGCTCAACCCAGTATTCAACGGGCTGACCTTTTTTCTGATTTTCGGGCTACTCCTCGGCACTGGACGCGGCATAGAGAATTTCGTCGGTTATCTGATCATCGGCGTGTTCATCTTCCAAATGAGCTCCAGGGCGATTACCAACGGCGCGCGGTCAATACAGGGTAATCGTGCCGTCATACAGGCATTCAACTTTCCACGCGCTACACTCCCGGTGGCAGTCAACCTGCGGGAACTTCTCGCCGGAATTCCTGTGATCCTGTCGATGCTGGTGCTGGTTCTCTTGCTTCCCCCGACGGAAGGCATCACGTTCCTGTGGCTTTTGATCATCCCAGCTCTGCTTTTGCAGACATTGTTCAATCTTGGTGTTGGAATGATCCTGGCGCGGATAATCTCGACAGTCAACGACGTAACTCACCTGCTCAACTTCGCGATGCGGGTATGGATGTATGGATCTGGGGTGTTTTTCTCATTTGACTCTTACATTGAAGACAAGACTCTCTTGGCCATTGTTGAACTCAATCCGCTCTATGTAGTTCTGAATATAATTCGCGATTGTGTGCTGTATGCGACGGTTCCGGAATGGCAATCGTGGGCAATTCTTACGGTGTGGGGTCTCGCGGCGGTCGTCGTCGGGTTCATCTATTTCTGGAAAGCGGAGGAATCCTATGGCCGGGAGTAGCTCCGATCGGCCCGAGGGTAAGCAGCAAGCCACCGTCGTGATCGATCGTGTAAGCATGAAGTATCGGGTGCCTTCGACCAAGGCGCAGCCGAGAGAGAAGCGCGACAGTACCAGGATTCTCAAGAAGATGCTCGGGCAAACGCCCTTGGTTTCAGTTCGGGCACTCAACGAAATGTCCCTGGTCGTCGAGCGCGGTGAGTCGGTGGGCATAGTAGGACGAAATGGTTCGGGCAAAAGTACGCTGATGCGTCTCATCAGCGGACACAGTGCTCCGACTACCGGCGCCGTCTACGCCTCTAGTGTTCCCGTGATGCTAGGGGTGAACGCGGCACTGGTTCCGGAATTGTCAGGGGATCACAACATCGTGCTTGGATGCTTAGCGATGGGTATGACCAAGAAAGAAGTTGGGCAGAAATTTGACTCCATCGTTGAACTGTCCGGATTGGACGATTCGATTCACCTTCCGATGAAGTCGTACTCCGCTGGCATGGGATCCCGTTTGCGGTTTGCGATCGCGGCAAGTGTCAACCCGGAAATTCTGCTCATCGACGAGGCTTTGAATACGGGTGACGCACAGTTTCGCGACCGCAGTAAGCGGCGCATGGATGAACTGCGATCACAAGCCGGAACCGTATTCCTAGTCAGCCATAGCCTGGAGACGATTACCGACATGTGTTCGCGAGCGATCTGGATCGACAAGGGAGATTTGCTGATGGACGGAAAACCTGCGGAGGTCACGAAGATGTACGCGACTTTTGCTGGACACCTTTCCAAGGGAAATGGTGCGTCGGCCGCTGCCATCAGGGACGAATCCCGCAGAAATTTGATCGCGACGCAGGTGCTTGAGCGTTCTCCTGGGCGGCGAAGCGCATGAAGGCGACTACTTCTATCCTCTCTGATGCGCGTAGAAGCGTATGGCATTTTCGTCAGGGAGGCTTGCGTCAACTGCGAGTATTCAGTGCGCGGCAGAAGGTTGAAACGGGCTTCATACCGTTGGGGAACATCCTCGGAGCGCAGGGTGGCTGGGCCGGTCGCGGTAAGAACCGAGCACTGAAATTTGCACCCTCGGCACCGCCGGTGCGCCCGCCACGCCGAAGCGACTTGACCGTTGCCGTTATTTTGGACGACTTCTCGGCTCTGGCTTTTGCTTATGAGTGGAACACCGTAGTGCTCAAGAGAGATTCCTGGCGCACGCAGCTGTCGGAAGTTGACGTGGATTTCCTGTTTGTGGAGTCTGCGTGGTCGGGCAACAACGGTCAGTGGAAGTACCAGCTCACGGGCGCTTCCGGGCCCAAGCCGGAGTTCATCGAATTAATGGCCTGGTGCCGGCAGAACTCACTCCCATCAGTTTTTTGGAACAAGGAAGACCCTCCGCACTACGACGACTTCTTAGCCGCAGCGCGCGAATTTGACGTCGTCTTCACAAGTGATTCCAACAAAATCCCCCGCTACCTGGAGGATCTGGAGCACGATCGCGTCGGAGTTTTGCCGTTTGCGGCGCAGCCCGCCGTGCACAATCCAATCCGCCCTCGTTTCGGGTGGCGCGACAGGGATGTCGCTTTCGCTGGAATGTACTTCGCGCATAAGTATCCGGAGCGCCGCGAGCAAATGGATTTGTTGCTCGGCGGCGCAGCTGAGGCCGGGGAAGGAATGCAAATCGGCCTCGAGATTTTCTCTCGGCAACTCGGCGGTGATGAGCGGTACCAGTTTCCTCCTGGTTTGAAGGAGCATGTGGTCGGCAGCCTTTCTTACGCGCAAGTCCTCACCGCCTATAAGGCCTACAAAGTGTTCCTCAACGTGAACTCCGTAGTCGACTCGCCGAGCATGTGCGCCAGACGGATATTCGAGATCACGGCGGCCGGGACTTCAGTTATCAGCACGCCAAGCGCCGCAATCTCTTCGTTTTTCACGGAGGATGAGCTGGCGACGGTCGAGTCACGAGAGTCCGCTGCCTCGATGTCTCGGGCGTTGGTTAGGAGTCATGAGCTGGCCGACCGCATGATTCATAAGGCGCAACGCAAGATTTGGTCGGCACACACATACGCACATCGCGCCGAGTCCGTAGTTGGGGCAATTCTGCCGGAGCGGGGAGTTGCGGTAAGTAGCTCAAGCATCTCTGCGTTGGTATCAACCGTTCGACCCCATCAGGTCGAGCACATCTTCAGGACGATCGGCTCTCAGATCGGTGTGAACTGTGAGCTGGTTCTGCTGACACACGGGTTCGAGCTTGATGCGCTCGAGGTTCAGGCGTTGAGCGAGCGATACAGCGTGGAGAACCTCACTCTACTTTCAGCGACAGCAGATATTAGCCTGGGTGCTTGCCTGAACCGATGCGTTGAGGCAGCTGCCGGTGAGGTAGCAACCAAGATGGACGACGATGACTATTATGCTCCGCACTATCTCGGTGACCAGTTGAATGCGCTGAATTACTCCGCTGCTGACGTGGTGGGGAAACAGGCTCATTACATGTACCTGGCCAACCGAAACGCGACTCTGCTGCGCTTTCCACAGCAGGAGCACCGTTTCACTAGGCTGGTCATGGGTCCGACGATTCTTGCACGCAGAAGCGTATTTCGCGCACATCCTTTCGAGAACGTGCAACGGGGGGAGGACACTGCGTTCCTTAACTCCGTGACAACGAGCGGCGGTTCGGTTTACTCCGCCGACCGATTCAACTATTTCCAGCACCGGCATGGCGTCGGACATACGTGGGCTGTGGGGATCGACGAACTGCTCGCGTCTGGCCAAGTGCAGTTTTTTGGCACGCCACACGACCACATCACCATCTGAGGGCATTGATGAACTCCATTGAAACGGTCGCGGTAATTGGTCTCGGCTATATCGGGCTGCCCACAGCAGCGATTCTCGCTACGAACGGCCTTAAGGTCACCGGGGTGGATATCAACCCGAAAACGGTCGATGCTGTGAACCGGGGGGAAGTTCCATTCGTTGAGCCGGATCTGAGCGTCCATGTCACCGGGGCCGTCGGGCAGGGCCGCCTCTCTGCCTCCACCGAGACGCCGGTTGCCGACGCCTTCATCGTGGCTGTGCCCACGCCGTTCAAGGCCGACAAGAGCGCGGATCTGACCTTTATAGAGGCAGCAGCGCGCAGCATCGCACCGAACCTGCGGGGCGGCGAACTCGTCATTCTGGAATCGACTTCACCACCGGGAGCAACGCAGTATCTTGCTGACTACCTCGGCGAGCTACGTCCGGATTTGGGAGGGCCGCGTCAACCGCTCTTCGCTCATTGTCCGGAACGGGTGTTGCCTGGTCGAGTCATGATTGAACTTGTTACCAATGACCGGATCGTGGGTGGAGTCACACCGGAAGCTGCTCAGAAGGCGAAGGAACTGTACGAGGTGTTCTGTCAGGGTGACATTCACCTGACGGATGCCGTAACGGCCGAAATGGCGAAACTGGTTGAAAATTCCTATCGGGACGTGAACATCGCGTTCGCGAATGAGCTTTCAATGATCAGTGATCGACTTGGAATCGACGTATGGGAACTGATTTCCCTCGCCAATCACCATCCTCGCGTGCACATCCTGCAACCTGGGCCCGGTGTGGGAGGTCACTGCATCGCCGTTGATCCCTGGTTCATCGTCGATGCCGTGCCGGAATCGGCCCGCATCATACGAATGGCGCGGGAGGTGAATGATTCTAAACCGTCATGGGTGGTGGAGAAGGTCATCGCTACAGCATCGGCAATCGAGCATCCGACCATCGTGGTGCTGGGGTTGACGTTCAAAGCCAACATCGACGATCTCCGTGAGTCTCCAGCGGTGCAAATCTTGACGGACCTTGTTCGAAGGTTGGAGGGTGCAGAGTTCCTGGTTGTGGAACCGCATATCGAGCAGCTTCCCAAGTCTCTTGCTGAGTACCGGAACGTACGCCTCGAGGGGCTTCGGGCAGCAATCGAGGCTGCAGACGTTGTGGTTCAGCTAGTGGACCATGACGATTTCCGCGCTATGACAGGGCGAGACCTGGATGGGCGGCTTTTCATCAACACGCGAGGACCCGAGCCGATAGACGGAGATAGATCCGACGTCAATACCAGCAGACGTGCATAGGGTGTTTGACCTAGAGTTTGCGCCGCGACCGAGAGTCAAGAACGAACTGGTTCCTGATGGTGGACGCCGTCAACGCGGAAGTTACATTCGCGAGCCGCTCGGAGTTCTCGCGCATCAAACCATCACTTTCTGATGACGCAAGATCAATCTTTGACAGCGCAACCGAAATTCCCGCCAGATTCTTCCTACTTGCTGCCACCTCTCTCCTGAGAGGCGCATTCTCGCGCAGGCCCGTCTCGATCGTTGCGACGAGGCGCTGGATCCTAACCAATCGCTTATGCGCATATCGCTGATTTCTGGTGACAACCCATACCGCTCCCATGAGCGCCCCGACATAGATGAAAGTCAGGAAGCCGAAAGCAACGGGCGGTGGCGCAACGAGGAACAAGACCGACGTAGATACAGGAGCCAATACCGCGAACAGGCAGGCGGCTGCGAGTTTCCTTTTGTGGCTAAGCATGATGAGTGGCGCCTCAGGTCGTATATGGACTCGAATTCCGGTACTCATCCTAGCGTGTTGGCCAGGACCCGACGGGCCGGCGTCGTGAACGTGCGCCCTAAGAACGTACTGCATAAGATGGAGGCAGGCATCGCCGCAGCATCACATCACCTGGGCAGGACTTAAGTTTGAAGCACACCTCGTATTCGGCTCCCCTCGAATCGGTCACCATTCGATCTCGGGTCGGAGATGTGTACCTCAAGGGCGTAGCTGGTGAGTACATATTCGAGCTCATCAGAGATGATGAGAACTTCTATGAGTGGGACCTGCTGGATCTTTTGTCATCCGTCCGGTTTCCAACGGACCATCTCGTCGTTGATGTCGGGGCGAATATCGGCAATCATACGATCTACTTCGGCACTCATATGCCGCACAAGGTGATTGCGCTTGAGCCGCAGCGGGATAATTTCAACGTCCTCCTGCAGAACATACATGACAATGGGTTGGCGACTAAGGTTCGTGCGAGGCAGGTAATAGCCTGGAACCAGACAGACCAATTCGATCTCGAAAACGCCGACCCAAATAACAGCGGGACTTTCCGCGTGAAGGCAACAGAACTAGGCAGTATCCCGGCCAGGACGTTGGACGCGATCGTACGGCGCGAAAAAGTAGCACTGATAAAAATCGATGCTGAAGGTAGCGAGGCAAAAGTACTTCTCGGGTCGAAGAGAATACTTCGTCGGGACAAACCCCTCGTGGTCACGGAGGCACACTCTCCCGAGGCGCTGCGGGAGATAGCAGCACTCTTGGAGCCATTGGGTTATGAAGTAGTAGGGATCGCGGGTCGGAGTTTCAACTATGTTTGGGCGAACGCGAACGGCCCACTGGGAGCGACCCCCGAGCAACTCCGGGCTCGCTTCTCGCTCGCCCAGAATCGCACCGATGCCAAAGGAGCTTCAGAGGCGCTGAAGCAGATGCGCACCTGGATCAGCGGCATCGTGGAAGATGTTGAAGACCCCAATAGCACCGTACTTCTTCTGGGCGCCAAGGATGTGGGCAGCCCGGAACGAAGTGAGACTCGAGATTCGGCGATCCAGGTCGCACAGGACGAATCTGCGCGGTACCGCAAGACTGCGGAGGTTTGGGCTCAAGCTTATCGACTGCTCTCAGACGAAATTGCAACAGAGAAGCCTGGTGCATGGTCCACCGATGCGGCTATACGCACGGTGTCAGAGATCGTGGCCGAGGCGGGTGGCGCCGAAGTTTCTCAAGCTTCTGTGGGCGGCTCCATTCGCGAGCTGCGCGATTCAGCGCGCAGCTCGTCGGAAGGAGTCCGAGTAGGAATTGCTACGATGCCTGGACGCGAAGTCGGGTTGAGGCGCGTAATCGACGCGTTGCTGCCACAGGTAAGTGAAATTTATGTGTACCTCAATGGCATGAACGAAATTCCGGGAAATTTGCTGTACGACAATCGAGTGAAGTTCTTTACCGGCCCGGACTATGGTGATCGGGCGAAGTTCCTGTTCATCAAGGACTTTGAAGGATATTACCTCACGTGTGATGACGACATTCAGTACCCAGACTTTTACGTCCCCTTCATGGTAAATGCCATTGAAAGGTATGGGCGCAGAGCGGTTGTTGGCTGGCACGGGTCGATATTCAAAGACGAGTTCGAAGATTATTACGATAGCCGGTCGCGACGCGTGCTCTCTTTCTCCAAGAAGAGGGGAGCCGACACCCCAGTGCACCTTCTGGGAACGGGAATCGCCGGTTTTCACACTGACACGATCAGCATCTCGTTTGAAGAGTTCGAAGCCCCGAATATGGCTGATGTCTTTTTGGCTCTGAAAGCTCAGCACCTGGAAGTTCCGATGATAGTGCTCGCGCATGAGGAAGGATGGGCGGAGCCCATAGAGCCCGACGCTGACTCCATCTCCAATTCCTCCCTCAAGAAGCCAGGGACCTCTGGAAACTTTGACGTGCGCGCGCACGTCACTTCTCTGGTGAAGGGTCATGGTCCTTGGACCATCCACGAGGCACCGAAGCCAATCACCCGACCCCTCCCGCGGGTCGCCGTGATCGGACGAACCGATCGCAATCGTTGGCGAAAGGGAGGCATCCTAAAATCCTGCCACCTCACTGCGTCCATGCTTCGGCAGTTCGGAGTGGACTGTGTGCTTGAGGACATAGAAACGGGAGACCCTTTTCAATTGGGCGGTGCGAACCCGTCGATCGTGATGCTGTACGTCGGCGATCCCGAACGCCCAGATTTCGCGACCGTCGAGCGGTTGATTGAGCATCATGCGGACTTGGGACGAGTAGTCATCGTCAATATGTCGGTGAACGGCCACGCGAAGCGCAACGAGTACATCACATCCAAGATGTTGTCGTGGGAGAAGGTGTACAGCGACCGGATCATTCTTATGGTCTTCACTGAGGCGATGGTGGCTCAACGCGAGTTTCAGCCGATAAGACATTTGATGATTGCCTTGCCGAAGACGATCACGATGCCTGCGCCGCCGAGAGCAACGTTCCACGGAAGTCGGGGGATCTTCCTGGGTGACTTCGCCAAACTCAGCGACTCCTCACTTATGGATTACACCGCGCAGGAATGGATCTCTGCAATAAGAGAGGCTGTACCGGAGGCACCCCTGTTCGCAGTGGAACAGTACAAGCCGCGGTATGCGGTGCAACTCGACATCGACGAGGTTTGGCCTCATCTAACGGAGGACTACTCACGCAGGATCTCCAGCTGCCGGTTGATGTTCACACCGATCAAGTACGCAACCTTCGAGATGGTTCCTGTCGAAGCGGCGGCAATGGGGCTGCCGGTCATTTACCCCGAAATGCCTCAATCGTTGTCCGAATACCTGGGTATGGGCGGAGTGCAGGTCTCCTCGCCAGCGGAACTTGCGAGTGTCCTTCCATCGCTATACCGAGATCCGCTGGTGTGGAGGAGCCAGAGCATCAGCGGCCGTAGAAGAGCAGAAAGCTCTGACATCTATGGAGCAGCGGGGCAAATGTATATGAGGATCGCCGCTCTGGAGCGTAGAGCGAAGAATCGGTAAAGAGAACCCGTCGGAACCCTTCGCTCTGCGCTCAGAGTCACCCTCGACGGATCACATCGGCAATAATCGTTGAGGTCTGATCAGCGCCTTCGAAGCGCCGGCCACCGGTCGAGGGCTGCAATGACCTAACGGTCAGTACCCGAATGGCTTCTTCAACGTCTTCTGCGGAACTGGCAACGATGCCATCGCAATCGCGAGCAAAAATCTCGGCTCGGAGCCGCTGATTGTCTGTCGCTGTCGAATCGTTCGGTATCACCACGCATGGCAGGCCTGCCGACGCTGCCTCGTGTATCGAATTGTACCCACCGGCGATAACGCCGAAATGGAATGCGGCGAGTACCGGCGCAAGCGGATACTCCTGGATGCCAGTGGCCTCGAGATCGCTTGGAGTCTTGTCTGCAAGCGGCGAGGTCGCGACGACTGGGTTCCACGGCGCGCCCAAAGAATTGACAATTTCTACCGCGCGAGCTCGCACATCCTCGATGTTGTTGATGTTTCCGGCGCCGAGCTGGATAAGTATGTGATGCTTCCTGGCGTCCAGCCCCAGCTCACTACACGCCAGCTCTCGGGAGAGCGACTTTTGTGGGCTGTAAAGGGTGATCGGTTCGGTAGCGTAGTTGGGCTGGACTGTTCGCAGTGGGCCCTTGTCGTCATTGGTTGCGATGTCGCCGGGCTCAATCACGCGCCATGCGATGGTCTCGTCTGCCGCCTGAGTTGTGTTGGTGCCTTCCTTCCACAATCCGCGGCGAAGCCAGATGAGCGGCACGTCCGCCCGACGCGTAGCCTCAATCACACCGCGGTACACGTATGATCCATCAAAGACCACCATGTCGGGCCGATTCTGTCGGAGTACCCCATGCATGAAGATCGCGAATCTTCGGTGCCATTCGGCACTGGGCAGGCCGCTCTGAGCCTGACTGACAAAAGGTATGACCGAGTAGCCGAACCTTTCCACGATGTGCGCAGCACCTGAGAGCGAAACAAAGCTCGAGGAGTAGAAACGCTCGCCGGCTAGTGCGACGGCCAAGCACCTGGTTAGATGTCCCATACCGGCACCATTGCTCGTGACGAAAAGTACGCGAGAACCCGCTTTCCCCCTAAAAGTGAGCCCTAGTTCCCCCGATGGCTCAGCGCGGTACTCACTGTCCAGCCGAAGTTGTGCCAAAGCCATATCGACAGAATCAACTCGCTGCCGAACACGATAGTCAAAGCGGGAAGCCTCTTTGCGGTTCCTATTGACCAGCTCAACAAGCTCTGATCTGGTTCTCCTCACGAGCCGAGCCATGAAGATGGCGCAGAGGGAGATATGAAGTGCCAGAGCGGCGACCAAGACAGAGATTAAGACGGACGGGTCATCAGAAACGCCCGTCAGAGCCAAGGCAACCACTACGATGCCGAGAGGAGCGAGGATGACGCTGCCCACAAGAAGGCGACTAATGTTCAAGTACGTGACCCATTTCAACAGGAGTGTTCAGACCGTGCCTACAACCGGTGGGCGTCTCGTCCTTTAGTCACTCCACGCGTATCAAAAAAGAGATTCGAGACGGCTGCCAAGTGCTCCGTATCGTACTCGCTGTGCATCTGCAGGAGGATCGTGACGTCCGCTTGAGCTACAGCGTGAGCGAGGTCTTCCTGTGATTGCAGTTCTTCTCCGTTGACATGCCAAGACTTGACCCTGGGATCATGAAACGAAACTTTGGTCCCACTTCCCTGGAACAGTTCAGCGATCGGCGTCGCTGGGGACTCCCTCTGATCAGCGATATCGGCTTTGTATGTGATCCCCAGGAGTAGAACGTGGGCGTTCATCAAGGGTTTGGCGTTCTGATTGAGAAGATCCTGTACGCGCCGAACCACGTACTGCGGCATGCTGTTATTGATCTCCTCCGCCAACTCCACGAAGCGGAATGGATAACCCAGAGCCTTCCTCACTTGGTAACTGAGGTAGTTTGGGTCGATTGGGATGCAGTGTCCCCCTACGCCAGGGCCGGGGTAGAACGCTTGAAAGCCGAAGGGCTTGGTTCGGGCAGCGTCGATGACATCCCACAAGTCGATGTCCAGGTCATGGCAGAACTTCGCCATCTCGTTCACTAGCGCGATATTGATATGGCGGTAGGTATTCTCGAGCAGCTTCGCTGTTTCTGCTTCCTTTGCTCCCCTCGTGGGAACTACGGTTTCGACGAATTTTGAATAAAATTCCGATGCGCGAAGTGTCGATGCTTCAGAAACACCGCCGACCACTTTGGGTGTGTTGGTCAAACCATAATGAGCATTTCCCGGGTCGATTCTTTCCGGGGAGAAGGCCAAATGGAATTGGGTATCAAGATC belongs to Arthrobacter tumbae and includes:
- a CDS encoding glycosyltransferase is translated as MAVALAGERFYSSSFVSLSGAAHIVERFGYSVIPFVSQAQSGLPSAEWHRRFAIFMHGVLRQNRPDMVVFDGSYVYRGVIEATRRADVPLIWLRRGLWKEGTNTTQAADETIAWRVIEPGDIATNDDKGPLRTVQPNYATEPITLYSPQKSLSRELACSELGLDARKHHILIQLGAGNINNIEDVRARAVEIVNSLGAPWNPVVATSPLADKTPSDLEATGIQEYPLAPVLAAFHFGVIAGGYNSIHEAASAGLPCVVIPNDSTATDNQRLRAEIFARDCDGIVASSAEDVEEAIRVLTVRSLQPSTGGRRFEGADQTSTIIADVIRRG
- a CDS encoding FkbM family methyltransferase, which produces MKHTSYSAPLESVTIRSRVGDVYLKGVAGEYIFELIRDDENFYEWDLLDLLSSVRFPTDHLVVDVGANIGNHTIYFGTHMPHKVIALEPQRDNFNVLLQNIHDNGLATKVRARQVIAWNQTDQFDLENADPNNSGTFRVKATELGSIPARTLDAIVRREKVALIKIDAEGSEAKVLLGSKRILRRDKPLVVTEAHSPEALREIAALLEPLGYEVVGIAGRSFNYVWANANGPLGATPEQLRARFSLAQNRTDAKGASEALKQMRTWISGIVEDVEDPNSTVLLLGAKDVGSPERSETRDSAIQVAQDESARYRKTAEVWAQAYRLLSDEIATEKPGAWSTDAAIRTVSEIVAEAGGAEVSQASVGGSIRELRDSARSSSEGVRVGIATMPGREVGLRRVIDALLPQVSEIYVYLNGMNEIPGNLLYDNRVKFFTGPDYGDRAKFLFIKDFEGYYLTCDDDIQYPDFYVPFMVNAIERYGRRAVVGWHGSIFKDEFEDYYDSRSRRVLSFSKKRGADTPVHLLGTGIAGFHTDTISISFEEFEAPNMADVFLALKAQHLEVPMIVLAHEEGWAEPIEPDADSISNSSLKKPGTSGNFDVRAHVTSLVKGHGPWTIHEAPKPITRPLPRVAVIGRTDRNRWRKGGILKSCHLTASMLRQFGVDCVLEDIETGDPFQLGGANPSIVMLYVGDPERPDFATVERLIEHHADLGRVVIVNMSVNGHAKRNEYITSKMLSWEKVYSDRIILMVFTEAMVAQREFQPIRHLMIALPKTITMPAPPRATFHGSRGIFLGDFAKLSDSSLMDYTAQEWISAIREAVPEAPLFAVEQYKPRYAVQLDIDEVWPHLTEDYSRRISSCRLMFTPIKYATFEMVPVEAAAMGLPVIYPEMPQSLSEYLGMGGVQVSSPAELASVLPSLYRDPLVWRSQSISGRRRAESSDIYGAAGQMYMRIAALERRAKNR
- a CDS encoding nucleotide sugar dehydrogenase translates to MESLVVIGQGYVGLPLAQGATHSGLKVTGLDTNPQTVHNLNLGISHVDDISDAELKIMLDAGYSATTDPDTIATADAVVICVPTPLGEAGSPDLGAVEGAVRTVAKHITPGTLVVLESTTYPGTTDDFVRPMLEESGLDLDTQFHLAFSPERIDPGNAHYGLTNTPKVVGGVSEASTLRASEFYSKFVETVVPTRGAKEAETAKLLENTYRHINIALVNEMAKFCHDLDIDLWDVIDAARTKPFGFQAFYPGPGVGGHCIPIDPNYLSYQVRKALGYPFRFVELAEEINNSMPQYVVRRVQDLLNQNAKPLMNAHVLLLGITYKADIADQRESPATPIAELFQGSGTKVSFHDPRVKSWHVNGEELQSQEDLAHAVAQADVTILLQMHSEYDTEHLAAVSNLFFDTRGVTKGRDAHRL